Part of the Plutella xylostella chromosome 22, ilPluXylo3.1, whole genome shotgun sequence genome is shown below.
ctgcactttattgaaaaacatAGTAAAAACTGTGTTATATGTTACAGCTGGTTTGTATTATAGTCGGTAACATGCAATTACTTACTCACTGATTGGCCCACTGCCATATTGGATTCACTTTATTTCTCTAGCCTTTCTGGAATCTTCTGTGAAGCTACAGAACCATAGACACCACATCCTTATTCCGAGGAGCAGTCGAGCAAAAAAATTTACTGGCGACCTGCGATacccaaaaaataaaaagaacaGTACAATGTGTCCAGTCTAACCTGATCTGCTTCTGGTTGAGCAGCAGCGTGCGGAAGCGCGGCTCGACGTAGCTCCACGAGCCCTGGTTCTTGTGCTCCTCCTGGCTCCACACCAGTTGGGCGTTCGGGTACTTGGCGACCTCCGCCTTGATCAGGTCGAAGGGGAACGGAGAGATTTGCTCCAATCTGTGAGGGAAGAAATTGAGTTTTAGCATAGATAATATATGCCCTTATTATAACACGTAGTCTAAAGCTAGGTTTCAACCAGAACAATATTTAGCcttcgttttataataattatgtacctgtGGTCTgtgaattaaatatataattgaaAGAATTAGGTCTCAATGTCAAACATTAGTGTCAAAGATATTTCTAATACAGGAAAAACACTGAATCTATAATTTCACATAATATTCAACTCATTAAAAACTTACCTAGCAATAGCGATATCCTTTTCCAGTCCCTTCTCGCGGCGTTGCTTCAGCAGGTCGTAGTAGACGCGTCCGGAGCAGAACACCAGCTTGCGCACATTGCCTGGCTCTTGGGCCGCCGGGCCCTCGTCAGGGATCAATCTGGGAATAAAGAACACCTATTAAAACATgtttaacatgtttttttgagCTCCAACATACTCTGAGCTCGACCTTCCTCATGCAGGCTACCTGTCAAAGATCGAGCCGACTAGGTGTCGTCATTTCCGTAATTTTTCGACCAGTTCTTCGATCTGTCGTCGCAGTATGTAGAAATACGGCGCAGTGGATATAGTATAagagttttaaataatatattatccaactaatttatgaataaataaacaaataaataaactgcttgtagcattaagtccaccctttgtacacttatttttatatttgtgcaataaaggattaaataaataaataaataaataaataattgaaagtTTAGTTTTCCGTAGCCAAACTCGTTTCAATTCGCAACATTTCgatccttcgagccggacaAACGTTACCTGCGGAAGCTGGTGCCCTCGTTCATCTCGTCGAAGGGCGACTTGGCCTCGGGGTGGCGCAGCAGGCTCTTGGGCGTCATCAGTATGAGCGGCTTGCGGAACGGCAGCGCGATCTGCCGCCGCAGGATGTGGAAGTACGACGCGGGGCTCGAGCAGTTCGCCACTATCCAGTTGGCGTCGTGCAGTTGGCGCACTGGGGGAGAAATAAGGGTTTAAGTTGCGGGTAAATGTTTCAGGTATTTGTTTGTACAAGGCATAGGTGACTTGCACTGAACAattaaacgaaattaaatctattgctgtcCTGCTCAGTCAGTATACTGTCAAAGAAAGatagcattttttttgtttatatgtttggtgcaagtcacccATAGTGTTTAAGGTTAAACTGGAAGTTTAATGTCTATTTGTGGCATTGCAGCTCGCTCCGAGATCTCATTGAACAAAATCTGTTTTGACTTCCAAATCTAGTTTCATTTTGTCATAACTCGAGTCGATTTTAACATTTCATTATTGAAGAGAAAGTAAGGTTTTAGGAGAGACAGGAAACAACCGTCCAATTATGTTTAACTCAAGTAACTATAATGATGGGTATAATGTCAATAGTGAAGATATTAAAGTAAATACCTTCAAAGTCGGGGCTCTCCGGCGGCATGTAGTCGGGGTCGTCGGAGCTCATCTGCAGGAAACGCTCCAGACGGGCCGACGAGTGCTCGGGACCCTGGGGAATAAATTACATAGGTTATTATTACTGATAATTAACGTTACGTTGATAATTAGGTCGTTGTTATGCCGATGGCAATGAATTGAAAAGCGAACGCCGACCTCAGTAGATTGCATCGTCCGTATGATACAGAAAATCTGCATCTCACTTCAGCGTGGCTGTCTTGTGTCTTCAACAGAAAAATAAGAAAGTACAATAAAATTCACGATAATGGATCATAATTCCGGCCTCATAGGTGAATGAAAAGCAGCAATCAGTCAGAGCGCGTCAATGCAGTAATAGACAAATGGTGACTCAGTGGCATAATAGAGCGCACTAATGACGTATTCCACCTCACACCTCTAAATAGAcctaagagatcgctctttaAAGATCCTCTTACACCTCCACAAGCCACATACCATGCCCTCCATCCCTCCCGGTAGCATCATACCAATATGGACCGAGCAGCATAACGCAGTAATGGCGTCGCTTATTATTCCTTTCTCATTATACCTAAAAAGGCCCATTTAGATGTTTTATTTTCCACATACCATGCCCTCCATGCCGTGCGACAAATGGCGACGCAGTGGCATAATAGAGCGCACTAATGGTGTCGCTTGGTCTTGCTTGACGTATTCCACCCCGCACCTCCCAAGAGACCTAAAATATCgctatacaggttgttgcaaaaacctTCAGCTTTGTAtggctttttgcaacaccctgtagatagtTCCTCTTACATCTCAAACCACATACCATGCCCTCCATGCCGTGCGGCTGCAGCAGCACGAGGCCGGACTGGCGCACCCACTTGGCCTGTCCGCTCGAGATGAACTGGTCGATGATGCACTGCGCCACGTTGTTGAAGTCTCCGAACTGAGCCTCCCATAGGACGAGAGCGTTCGGGTTGGTCACGGAGTAGCCGACCTCGAAGCCGAGCACACCTGTGGGGTAGGGCATGTTAGAATACACATAATACTGTCtctaatgtaaataaagcgatCAAGAATGTCTATACAGCTAATGCGTTTCAAgttgccgctacacgggttcgttatcgacgtagataaacgtgaCTATATCACAATTCGCCATAAATGCGGTGCAGtaattggtggaacgcgcaccGAACGAGTTTATAGATGTCAATAACGAACCTGTGTAGCAGCTTCAGTTCCCATATCAGTAAGTTTTTTAACAGCACTATTGTTGCGTGCCTCGCTACCTTCCTATACTGTTTAACAGGTTACGGTTTccatcacgcacgcgggatggTCGCTATTTTCCCGCGTCTCGCGTTCATATTCCTCGCGTCACGATGAATGCTTGTTTGAAGCATGCGGGGCAATCCCGCATGCGTGAGTAAATCCGAATGCTTTTAAAAACATCCTATGTTCGAGTCTACCGCACCGGTAATCGGTTCCCCGACACACACGTACCGTACTCGGACAGCGAGCTGTGCACACGGTGTACGGCGCCTGGTCCGGGTAGAGGTGCAGTACGTCGCCTTGTCCACCTTCTGGTGGTGGAGCTAGTGCAAAGTTGCTATATAGCTAAGGCGCTTGCAGCATCGATATCTATTTTAAGATCATCGTCCGCTTTTCCTAGGAGGTCCACATCACTATTACCTCAACCTGCCATAACCGACCTACTGTCTATGATCGCCGAAGTCTTAAGTACCTCGCACTGGTAAGCTGAAGCTGAAGCCTCAGTTGTGCATTGCGTCAtcttccatatattttttatcacgtCAATGGGATGTCCCATATGGATATAATTATGGGTGaacggcgagctgcgagcaCAAAACCTGAGCTGGACGGAGGCCAGAGTAGTTGCTGAGGGCAGAACGGCGTGGCGTATACGCTTGGAAAGTccctctgtaccactggggtaccttaggacagcaacacaacacaacacaatggGTCATATTGCCTAATAGGGCCGAACCGGTAATCGGCTCCCCGACACACACGTACCGTACTCGGACAGCGAGCTGTTGCACACGGTGTACGGCGCCTGGTCCGGGTAGAGGTGCAGTACGTCGCCTTGTCCACCTTCTGGTGCTGGAGCTGGTGCACACTTGCTATATAGCTATAAGGCGCTTGTAGCTTCGATATCTATTTTAAGATGATGGTCTactgtttttttctaaaagcTCCACATCACTATTACCTCAACCTTCTTGTCTATGATCGCCAAAGTCTTAAATACCTCGCACTGGTAAGAGTGAacactaactgccagtttctatatctctatctatctataactggtagttactttcatacgattttgacataatcaaaagtaacaatctgtcaaatccTATggaagtaactaccagttatagatagagttatagaaacttgCAGTAAGTTGTGCATTGCGTCATCTTccatgtattttttatcacgTCAATCATTTTGACGTCGAGACGCAACGCAGCGCAACGCACCAATGTAGCATCAACAGTAAGAACCGGTATTCGGTTCCTCGACAGACACATATCGTACTCGGACAGCGAGCTGTTGCACACGGTGTACGGCGCCTGGTCCGGGTAGAGGTGCAGTACGTCGCCTTGTCCACCTTCTGGTGGTGGAGCTGGTGCAAACTTGCTGTATAGCTAAGGCGCTTGCAGCTTCGATATCTATATTAAGATCATCGTCCGCTTTTCCTAGGTTGTCCACATAGCTACTTCTCCATCCTACTAACCCACCACCTGTCTATGATCACCGAAGTCTTAAATACCTCGCACTGGTAAGAGTGAACCCTTAGTCGTGCATTGCGTCATCTTccatgtattttttatcacgTCAATGGCATATTCACGCAAGCAGCACTAATGAGGCCGAACCGGTAATCGGTTCCTCGACAGACACGTACCGTATTCAGACAGCGAGCTGTTGCACACGGTGTACGGCGCCTGGTCCGCATTGCTAAGAGTGAAACCTCACCAACAGTAATGGGTTCCCACGTCAATGTAGCATATTGACGTCGAGACGCCACGCAGCGCAACGCACTAATGGTACCGGTGGTAACCGATAATCGGTTCCCCGACAGACACGTACCGTACTCGGACAGCGAGCTGTTGCACACGGTGTACGGCGCCTGGTCCGGGTAGAGGTGCGCGAGCGCGCAGTACGTCGCCTTGTCCACCTTCTGGTGGTGGAGCACGTGGTGTCTGGGGACAAGGAGTGTGGggttaagttttgttttgttaacgATAATAAGGGTGTGGAAGAAaaaaggggaggcctttgcccagcagtgggaactAAATAGgccatataaataaataaaagagaaTAAAATACGTATTTATTACACTGTGGATATGATAACAGTAGATCTCATTGGAAACTCAAATTTTATAGTGCGTCCAAAAACTTCTCCATTTCCAGAAGGAAAGAAGACCAAAAGGCCGCCGCGTAGACGTTGTAGTGTGCTGTTGGCTTCTCATCCGCTAAAAATGGACAAAAGAGCGGTCAATGCCGCGCAATAGACGAATAGCCACCGAGCGGCGTAGATGGCACCAATAGCGTCGCTAGGTTCTGACGCATTCCACCATTGGACCAATCAAATGCCATTTTATTACATACCTGTGCGAGAACGTGCCTCACTCCACGCTTCAAGTAAGAAACTAAAATGACGGCCGATTGCGTAAGCTACACTCATAAATGAATTATAAGACTGCATAGCGCTATAGACGAATCGCGATAGAGCGACCAATAGCGTCGCTATATACTGACGCATACCACCATCCGGACCAATCAAACGCCACCAGACACATACCTGTGCGAGAACGTGCCTCGCTCCACGTCCTCCCCGGAATGTTAAGAGAGCAATCGGAGCGCTTCAATGACGAATCGCTATAGAGCGACCAATAGTGTCGCTAGATACTGCCGCATTGCACCATCCGGACCAATCAAACGCCACCAGACACATACCTGTGCGAGAACGTGCCTCGCTCCACGTCCTCCCCGGACAGGCGCACGTGGATGCCCTCCTTCAGCAGCGAGCCGAACGCCAACGCCTCGGCCAGCGCCCAGCGCGGCTCTCCACCATCTCCATGCGCGTCTTCAGGATCCGGAGTAGACACTTACTAGCGCTAAACGTCTCAAGATACTAAAATGGCGGCCGACTGCGCATGATACACTCATAAATGAGTGATAGGAGCGCGCTAATGCCATATCCATGCGAGTCAGAATACGGAATAACCCTTAACTAACTAAACGCTTCGagaacaaaatggcggccgactTCTACACTCTTAAATGAATGATCCATCGGAGCGCTTCAATGACGAATCGCAATAGAGCGACCAATAGCGTCGCTCGATTCTAACGCATTCCACCATCCGGACCAATCAAACGCCACTAGACACATACCTGTGCGAGAACGTGCCTCACTCCACTTTCTCCCATGAAGCGGTCCTTCAATGACGAATCGCGATAGAGCGACCAATGGCGTCGCTCGATTCTAACGCATTCCACCCTCCGTACCAATCAAACGCCACCAGACACATACCTGTGCGAGAACGTGCCTCGCTCCACGTCCTCCCCGGACAGGCGCACGTGGATGCCCTCCTTCAGCAGCGAGCCGAACGCCATCGCCTCGGCCAGCGCCCAGTCCACGGTGCGGCTCTCCACCATCTCCATGCGGGTCTTCAGGATGCGGAGTAGACCCTTGTGGATCTCGAACTCGGCGGCGTTGGGGGGCGGGGAGGAGAAGCGCTTGCCGATGTGCACTAGCGTCTCTTCGTGCACGCCTGTTGGCGACATCTGGGTGGGGAAAGATGGATAGTTATTCTTTTTTTCACTTTGTATGAATGAATTTTTGGCAATAAATAAGCATTGACATACTTTTACAGTGCTTAATTTATAATGCGTTTCTTAACGCTGTATgcgtacaatatttttttaccataTCGGAAATTAGGGTTAATTCTAGCAAGCCTAAttcatacttttttttatctttatcttttggAATGGAATGAATTACAATGCCAATTTCAATGTATCAccataatcataaaaaaaacaaacgcactctcttataatatataaaaacttAGAAcgcattataaaataaaacacatagCTCACCTTCAAGGGGTCCTTGCCCTCAAAGAAACCGGACCAAGGCGAGTCCAGCCAGTCCTTGTACTTGATATGCGTCTCCTGTTTCGCCTGGTTGTAGGCGTCTTCGCAGATCTTGTCATACTTGTCCTTGACGTCTTTCACCTCTTCCGCTGTGACCACGCCTTCGGTGATGAGTTGTTGGGCGTACTTCTCCAATACTGGAAGGAAGGGTGTTTGGTTAGATGGGTAAGTGTAAAACAAAGGTTTTTACTACCACAGTCATGGTATGGTAATAAGTCTGATGCACAAACCATACGCCTGATGTACTTTCAATCTgcttatatactttttttttaacccTTTTTTTTTCTCACTTTAGCATGCCGTATACAGGATCTTGCTAAGGTATAGTACGAATTTAGTGGTAAGTTAAGGGAGTCATTCAACAAAAGAAGGAATGCCCACATCCAATTTCGGCTTGCTAGACCTAGATTTATTAACATAAGAAGGGcaagcacggggcgcaattaagcCATGACAAAAATTCTCCATCGCACTCGCTGCGTGAtgtgatgtgagtgagcgcgatgcaaaacctTTTTCACGTCTTACacgcgccccgtgctagcccttctggatACGTCTCAAACCTGGCGGCGTGTTCCTGATCTTCTGGTACATGAGCGGCTGAGTGAACATGGGCTCGTCCACCTCGTTGTGTCCGTTGCGGCGGTAGCCCACGATGTCGATGACCACATCCTTGTGGAACGTGCTGCGCCACTCGGCGGCCACGTTGCACACGTGCATCACGGCTTCGGGGTTGTCGCTGTTCACGTGGAAGATGGGCGCGTTGACCACGCGGGCCACGTCTGTGGAGGAAATAGGTTGGTTTATACGCTGGAGAAAAATACAACATTAAAAGTGTACATAAAtgttatacaatataataatttttcatactataaaaatacatacataaagcAACCAATATACCTGCCTTTTTTCCAACGACAAAAGGTCGTTTttagcgcagcagcgctccgaaacatCGGCATCTCGAAACCAGCTATGGATTGCATCCAGTAACGTGCATTGCGAGACGCCTACATCCAGCAGttgactgctataggctgactAGTAACCCTGCAGTGCCGTAACTATAccgggtgttgcaaaattggtatattaagccgaaaagggTCCACACAACTTATCCCGGAGATAACGTTTTCGATGTTGGAATCGGGCGCACGACATTTTTATCGtcccatacaaaatttaatccatattttattctGTATCGTTTTTGGCAACCCTACGTTCTGATAGCATTACGTCAAAAGCTGACgtgtttattgtaaacaaaaacataacctcaaaaacatatgataaatCGGAGGCCGCAAATTAGAAATATTACTGATTAGAAACACAAGAGTATGTTTGGAATTTGTACGTTATACCTCCCTAGTTTTGAAACATTGCAACAAGAACATTCTTGGGATAcaatcaaagaaaaacatacctaGTTCAATCCATTTTCACAACAATCCTTTTCCGCAACAAACACAACACTACATCTTCAACTCTTCACAGATATCTGATGAACCACCGCAGCCTCAAATAATCACATAAATCACATTCCACTTTCACAATACTAACTTTTTTGAAGTAATACTTaacacgaaaaacaacaaaacacttGAACCACGAGAAAAAGGTTAAAACGGTCAGACTTGTGTAAGTTCCAAGTGTTTCTGTTTAATTATGCTAAAGTTTAAATCGGCACTGAATCACGATTATAATTATTCCTATGAACTTTCAAATTAGTTactagtaatattatttattagtaaacataaaaaagcagAAAGCATTTTTTTCACCTGTTGCCATATTGTTGAATTGTTGCcaatagagaaaataaacgACGATGTTGCCAGTAAGTCGAAGACCCGTTCCCGTTTCcggcatttttttttcttcgaATTTCAGAAACCAATTTaataaacagaaaaaatagttttactaAGTCTTATTTTTCACTGTCTATTATTTACGTAATATTAGAgacaagtaaaaataaataccggGGCGTGAACTCGCGTTTCGCGGACGTTCGCGGCGCGAGTGTAGCGTGggcttaaagaataaaatatttaaaaatgaacgGATCGGTTTCCATAGGTACGTGATTTTATAAGGTCGTTGACACTCGTCGATATGTAGGTTTCTGTGTCACGTCAGGGTTGTTGGTACCCAGTTTTCGAGTAAAACTTTGAACGTTAATTACTCAAAAACGGTACCGTATTTTGAGATTCTGACTTCTTtcccgggcttagatataacatgctgcacatgctggtttcggcttgatataccctttttgcaacaccctgtattttataatatagaCACCCCGAACGAAGCCAGCTATAAATCGCATCCAGTAACGTGCCTTGCGAGACGTCTACGTCcggcagtggactgctataggctgaagTAACCCTGCAGTGCCGTAAGGCtatttttaacagcatgcggatttgatcacgcacgcgggattgcccCTCACCTGTGCAGTAAGCAGAAGAGCGCGAGTGCCGCGGGTCGGTGGTGAAGCCGATCTGGTTGTTGACCACGATGTGGATGGTGCCGTGCGTGGTGTACGCGGGCAGGTCCGACAGGTGCATCGTCTCTCTTCACTTAATACTTTACTCCAACGAGATAGTCGTTATTAGCGCAGCAACGCTCAGAACTATAGACACCCTGAAGCCAGCTATAGATCGGATCCAGTAACGTGCTTTGCGAGACCCCtacatccagcagtggactgctataggctgaagaAGAAGCCAAATACCTAACTCCCACTAGATATACTCCTTATTAGCACAGCAGCGCTCCTAATATAGGCACCGCGAAGCCTGTGACCCTACAGCGCCGTTACCGGGCAGTTCTAACTTTCACTTTCACTTTAATCACTTTAACTAACCTGTGCAGTAAGCGGAAGAGCGCGAGTGCCGAGGGTCGGTGGTGAAGCCGATCTGGTTGTTGACCACGATGTGGATGGTGCCGTGTGTGGTGTACGCGGGCAGGTCCGACAGGTGCATCGTCTCGAACACCACGCCCTGGCCGGCGAACGCCGCGTCGCCGTGAAGAAGGATTGACATCACCTGGTGGTGGAATGGCGGGTAAGGTTAGTGGATTTTTAAAAGATGGTAGGTATACTGAAGGGTAGCTAGCCTGCTGAATCGCAGATCAAAAGACACTCGTGGATTTCGTAAGTCACCTAAGAAAATGTGCGGTAGTTCATATAAAATCTGTAGCGGCTTTTGCGCTGCGACTTTTGCGaagggtaggtaggtagtctaaaaatctatattttagTGAGAGCTATAGCAATATGGATGTATTGAAATGAGTAATAT
Proteins encoded:
- the LOC105395068 gene encoding 2-oxoglutarate dehydrogenase complex component E1, translating into MHRAGRIVLQASSKVGNNERFASWLLNKPQATAVPVYNASAHRLKSSTAAEPFLNGSSSAYVEDMYNAWLTDPASVHASWDAFFRNATAGAGPGAAYQSPPNLSPYNKNEVPLSSLVPAAGGLPSISSGSPINEKIIDDHLAVQAIIRSYQIRGHHIAKLDPLDLPKFDLESKNLREVIHNSYRFDEADMDRVFKLPSTTFIGEKEKTLPLREILNRLEQAYCNNIGIEFMFINSLEQCNWIRQRMEPPNVTKMTPDEKRLILARLTRSTGFENFLAKKWSSEKRFGLEGCEILIPAMKQVIDASTRLGVESIIMGMPHRGRLNVLANVCRKPLHQLFTQFAGLEAEDDGSGDVKYHLGTYIERLNRVTNKNIRLAVCANPSHLEAVDPVVQGKTRAEQFYRGDNEGKKVMSILLHGDAAFAGQGVVFETMHLSDLPAYTTHGTIHIVVNNQIGFTTDPRHSRSSAYCTDVARVVNAPIFHVNSDNPEAVMHVCNVAAEWRSTFHKDVVIDIVGYRRNGHNEVDEPMFTQPLMYQKIRNTPPVLEKYAQQLITEGVVTAEEVKDVKDKYDKICEDAYNQAKQETHIKYKDWLDSPWSGFFEGKDPLKMSPTGVHEETLVHIGKRFSSPPPNAAEFEIHKGLLRILKTRMEMVESRTVDWALAEAMAFGSLLKEGIHVRLSGEDVERGTFSHRHHVLHHQKVDKATYCALAHLYPDQAPYTVCNSSLSEYGVLGFEVGYSVTNPNALVLWEAQFGDFNNVAQCIIDQFISSGQAKWVRQSGLVLLQPHGMEGMGPEHSSARLERFLQMSSDDPDYMPPESPDFEVRQLHDANWIVANCSSPASYFHILRRQIALPFRKPLILMTPKSLLRHPEAKSPFDEMNEGTSFRRLIPDEGPAAQEPGNVRKLVFCSGRVYYDLLKQRREKGLEKDIAIARLEQISPFPFDLIKAEVAKYPNAQLVWSQEEHKNQGSWSYVEPRFRTLLLNQKQISYNGRATAASPATGSKAAHNKELRNLLEEFSML